The genomic region CTGTCTCATAACTAAAGAGAGAGAGTCCTGATGAACTGCGAGGAGACATTAtagaaattaaagggggggtgaaatgctgtttcatgcatactgatctttttacactgttaaagacttggaatcccatactaaacataagccccgtttccaccacaggaactttacccaggaactaggaactttgggtggtacttcgtgtgtttagaccgcaggaaccagggtaaaattgaagttccgggtaaatatttccctctccaaacggccctgctcgcgaggtagtactttttcaaagttcaggaactttcgagagcgggacttgggcgctgaacatgctgattggttgagctcacgcagttcaaccggcatttttagaAGTCTTTTgggaggttcgttctgcgttcagtaaatatcagtcttgctctctgtctggtggcgcgcggtcgtctcagccatctcacgttcaatgtccgtaatagctgataataatatacattgtcattttaaatctagctttacaagctttctgaatatgctgctgaatctgcatattagtgctcttttctgtcgttgttaattacctcgtaAACcgatacataaccagcaaaagcagcacagcttgaatctcttccatactcgttattaattttttttcaccatgtaaacgacctgaccgattacttttaagtgtgtgtccttacatgacgtgacggcgcgtgccgcgctcatgttgacaagagaagaaagctcatttttctgaggggtaaactttttatttcgtaagttatgaagataatgttggagtaatgacacagcgtatattgccccaggcagtttttactgtaactgcgcctgacagaagatttttatttttctgagatgattattacactttaaacaaataaaccgcttatataatactgtattagtcctggtggccgttaagagttgctatggctacagtcaacacactccagctgctggagaaaacagcggcgacatttttggtgcggcagacaaactgcatgtgacaaaatgattgcgattgaaagtcatcacatgtaaacaccagatcggtttagataacgtctcatgtaaacagttcactaaatctttcaatcggtacacacacaaatgattactgtccttcactgattttgGAGGAGCAGtggcgcgcagtcctacatcaccggactaatttgcctaatcttctcggaactttatcgcggtggaaacgcagacagctgcaggtctgggggggagaaaagttcctggtacaaattgttccgggtaattttggtggaaacggggctatagacaaagtttcaaaagttaaggtggacgtttgatgggagtatttctttgtcaaaaatactacttccggttagtcataagtttcggcaagtttttttcgatcatgcgtcccctttgacgttaatgggggcggaatttccttgtatgggccttacggacaattctaccggaagcgcgtgagagagagagagagagagagagagagagagagagagagagagagagagagagagagagagagagagagagagagagagagagagagagagagagagagagagagagagagagaggagagagcgaaagcaacaggctacgcccatcaaagcgctggcttgtaggatgcgctgcacaggtgatgtgcacataacaatgtcacatAAAAAtggcgtttttggttgccagaccaagacagtcctgcacagattcgccaaaaaccccgcgttaaggcaacagtggatgtaatttgcttttccggatcagcaactgagttgcgcgaatgtttatatctgttcgctgcatttcggtgccgactgtttcataaacaaggcccagctcgacgccggattttcccgatcgcctaatgctgaaggatggagcagtcccaacgataaaggtcccaacgttagaaccgcaggcggtgagtgagactgcttcaaatgtctgtgttttttttagtccgcttactgtctacacaaaccacgcgtaaacacacacacacacgtgcacaactgcacttcccacatgtacaccttcaaagacaaaaatacgacgatataattcaagtataaatatgtaaataacacaagccgctaagcatattatatagttagtgtataacttgtaccacatagagacgtcctgctctagtcgtttttgctgctgctcctgttcaactgcagcctctgggtctgattccggatcatagatgtatggctgtatctgattaaaagccatatttttattttgaataaagtttttttcccgctgttagggatgacacagctcgactcaacatagcagcagcgagcacacgtcattatttagctccgctcacacgacacgcccccacccgctcggcttttttcggaaagactcggaacagcgcatctttcttatataagtattaaaaaaataaagacttttcggagatatgcaggatgcaatgctactctataggtactcaagattgacatgacactgactgaaactgagtgtttcaccccccctttaatgttcgTGCGATATTTGCATAATGTTGTCGCTCTCTGTTGGAAACACTGACATATTTACATTAATTATAGACAgccaataaatgaataaaacaggATTTCAACTGATAATAGATTAATAATAGTATGAGGAACTTTATAACTTTGACagacaataaatatatattcatatttttctgtcacATCACACAATTAAACTCAAACTGTTCCACAAACTCAATCATTTCTGAATATTCAGGTTCTTCCGTTCAGGCTTTATtcacaattttctcacaatagaAAATTAATAAAAGTCAAACCATCGGTAACTGGAATATTGTCCTTATAGCAGCACGACCATTAGACTAGAAACTATTAGGCTACGATTAAAATATCATCAGATTtgtctaattttaaataaacacaaagaaatgaactaaaatatttgtacttttgctATGATTATGTTCAGTGATATGAATGATTTCTGTATTTTGGCGCATTTGTCTAGTGTTGATATGGCTATAGCTAGCTAGCATGTCTGCAAGTGACACATATggctttatttacatttttgttaaacAACGTTGCCAATACAAGTAGCCTTATGACATCCCTTATTAATCTTTATGAACTGCGAGGAGACATTATAGAAATTAATGTTCGTGCGACATTTGCGTAATGTTGTTGCTCTCTGTTTGAAACACTGACATATTAACATTAATAgccaataaattaataaaacatggTTTCAACTGCTAATAGATAGCTAAAAGATAAAGAACTCTCTCTTTATAATTTACACAAACAgacaataaatatattcatatcaCAACTCAAAACAGTTTAACAAAATCACAATCATTTTGGAATAATCAGGTTCTTCCAGACTATTCACAATTTTCTCACGGGTGGTCAATAGAAAATTAATAAAAGTGAATTATCCCATTGCACGGTTAGGCTACGATTACAttaatatcagatttgtctaattttaaataaacacaaagaaATGAACTAATTGTACTTTTGCTATGGTCAGTGATATCAATGATTTGTATTTTGGCGCATTTTTTCTCTCTATAGTCATGCTAGCAAGCCTGTCTTAAGTGACGACTTTATTTGCGTTTTTGTTAAGCAACCTTTGCCATTAGAAGTAATGACATCCCTTATTAATCTGTACAATAATACCAGCATCATGCAGAGCAAATGTTTAATTGTAATGGACAGGTTTTGCACAGGCTCGGGATTGACGAATCTGCGGCCGATCGTTCCCATCTGGCGAAACGGCACACCTGAACACGGTAACCGGTTAAACCGGAACACCTGTTATTGGAAAAGGGCCAAATGCTATAAATATCCGGATCATTGATCACTGATCATATCGTCAGTTTCAGAGACTCTCAGGTTGGGAACAATGTTTGCTCGAGGAATCATCGTCCTTCTCTGCGTCCTAGGTGAGTAATAAtgatttcattcacaaaaacagCTGATATTAGGATTATGCTCATTTGTAGGGATGGAGAAATGAAGCCACATGTGTTTTCCTCTACTCGTATCATaaacttaatttattatttctaATCCTTTCTTTTCCCTCTTCTTGACTCACAGTGGCCATATCTGATGGAGCAAGACAGGTGAGTAAATAAAGCCTGAGTTTTGCTCTAGTCGTAAAGCGTTTCTACAATGTCATTTGTGTTTGTGATCAGCCTAAATGCAAGGGCTACCGGCCTCACGGATGCCCAGAGATCTTGGCTCCTGTGTGTGGCACTAATCGCGTAACATATGACAATGAGTGCATGCTGTGTGCTGCGAGGTGAGtttagacgtgtgtgtgtgtgtgtaaggtttAAAGTGAGTCACTTTCAAGgtttaatcttgattttaatgtCTTTGTGTTTAAGAGCTTCAGACCATCGACTCTTAGTCTGGAGAGAAGGTAAATGTCCCAGACGGCGCCATGATGATGATTAGAGCGGTGTCGGCCCCTGGACTGATCATTCTCAGGCCCTTTACTCTACACATGACTTTACAGCAGCATCGCTCTCAAGCGGACAAGCTTCACTTTTGACCAATAAATTATGACTAAAATGTGACGTGCTCATGAGTTTATATTCAATTTGCAGAATGAGAACTTTACCTGGAAAATATTGAAAAACAGACAGTGACAATTTCTAAAATTACACACTCACTTTCTCTCACTCGCAAACACTAATGCTATAACACACCATAGAGTAGACGGAAACTAAACCTGTTTTTTCTTCCCCAGTCCTATCTAATGGGTTGATTTGACACCTGGTTATCAACTGTCAACATTTTCTCTTCCCATCAGGGAAAACAATCAAAAGCGTGCGTCTATGGTGTCACGGTCTGCAATCAAAACCATCTTTAACTGGAATAGTCCTTATTGGCACGACCATATTAGATTGATCTTAAAGCATTTGACTCTATAAATCCTGAAATATCCATCAGTAAATTAGTACGCATTGGGATCAGGGGGGTAGTTTTAAATTGGGTAATCAGTTATCTGAGAGACCGACAATCTGTGACACTAGGAGAGTATTCATCTGAGTGATTGGGGTGTCCCACAGGGGTCAGTCCTGGATCCAAagttattttactatatattaatGATATTTGTAAAGTATTGAAGATTGAATTATTTGCTGATGACCTATATTTGGTTCAGGAGACAACTTACTGCTACTTTCACAATTAATCACCACAGAATTTAGGAAATTAAAACGATGGTTGGATATTAATAGATTATcgataaattaaatgtataaagAAAAGATTCTTAAATAAGAAGTACTGTAGGAAACCGGGAGCGCTCCTTTATGATTTGTAATACTTCCcttatgaaaggaaaatatatttaccaatatattttcttgaaatgtattttaatatgtggaataatatattgatggtattataaaatataaatgttcatgcagtatattgcaaaatatacaaatgattgccgctttcaatatattgcaatatattggaaaatataaatattaaatcccatatatgtgaatattgcatgatattttcaaatatattgcaatatatttttgtttcataaGGGTTGTTGGTGGTCACTTGAATAATTAtgtacggtaggctatgtgggGGTGTGTATGTTGATATGGCCGTAAATATGTATgggtgtatgtatatatacaaaTGTGTACATGGATGTAGATGTGTATGTTTTTATATGAATTCGGATGAATATGATTCTGTCTCATAACTAAAGAGAGAGAGTCCTGATGAACTGCGAGGAGACATTATAGAAATTAATGTTCGTGCGACATTTGCGTAATGTTGTTGCTTTCTGTTTGAAACACTGACATATTAACATTAATAgccaataaattaataaaacatggTTTCAACTGCTAATAGATAGCTAAAAGATAAAGAACTCTCTCATTATGATTTACACAAACAgacaataaatatattcatatcaCACAACTCAAAACAGTTTAACAAAATCACAATCATTTCGGAATATTTAGGTTCTTCCAGACTATTCACAATTTTCTCACGGGTGGTCAATAGaaaattaataaaagttaattatcCCATTGCACGGTTAGGCTACGATTACAttaatatcagatttgtctaattttaaataaacacaaagaaATGAACTAATTGTACTTTTGCTATGGTCAGTGATATCAATGATTTTATTTTGGCGCATTTTTTCTCTCTATAGTCATGCTAGCAAGCCTGTCTTAAGTGACGACTTTATTTGCGTTTTTGCTAAGCAACCTTTGCCATTACAAATAATGACATCCCTTATTAATCTGTACAATAATACCAGCATCATGTAGAGCAAATGTTTAATTGTAATGGACAGGTTTTGCACAGGCTCGGGATTGACGAATCTGCGGCCGATCGTTCCCATCTGGCGAAACGGCACACCTGAACACGGTAACCGGTTAAACCGGAACACCTGTTATTGGAAAAGGGCCAAATGCTATAAATATCCGGATCATTGATCACTGATCATATCGTCAGTTTCAGAGACTCTCAGGTTGGGAACAATGTTTGCTCGAGGAATCATCGTCCTTCTCTGCGTCCTAGGTGAGTAATAAtgatttcattcacaaaaacagCTGATATTAGGATTATGCTCATTTGTAGGGATGGAGAAATGAAGCCACATGTGTTTTCCTCTACTCGTATCATaaacttaatttattatttctaATCCTTTCTTTTCCCTCTTCTTGACTCACAGTGGCCATATCTGATGGAACAAGACGGGTGAGTAAATAAAGCCTGAGTTTTGCTCTAGTCGTAAAGCGTTTCTACAATGTCATTTGTGTTTGTGATCAGCCTAAATGCAAGGGCTACCGGCCTCACAGGTGCCCAGAGATCTTGGCTCCTGTGTGTGGCACTAATCGCGTAACATATGACAATGAGTGCATGCTGTGTGCTGCGAGGTGAGtttagacgtgtgtgtgtgtgtataaggtTTTAAGTGAGTCACTTTCAAGgtttaatcttgattttaatgtCTTTGTGTTTAAGAGCTTCAGACCATCGACTCTTAGTCTGGAGAGAAGGTAAATGTCCCAGACGGCGCCATGATGATGATTAGAGCGGTGTCGGCCCCTGGACTGATCATTCTCAGGCCCTTTACTCTACACATGACTTTACAGCAGCATCGCTCTCAAGCGGACAAGCTTCACTTTTGACCAATAAATTATGACTAAAATGTGACGTGCTCatgagtttatatttattttgcagaaTGAGAACTTTACCTGGAAAATATTGAAAAACAGACCTTGTAACATAATTTCTAAAACCACACACTCACTTTCTCTCACTCGCAAACACTAATGCTATAAAACACCATAGAGTAGACGGAAACTAAACCTGTTTTTTCTTCCCCAGTCCTATCTAATGGGTTGATTTGACACCTGGTTATCCACTGTCAACATTTTCTCTTCCCATCAGGGAAAACAATCAAAAGCGTGCGTCTATGGTGTCACGGTTTGCAATCAAAACCATCTTTAACTGGAATAGTCCTTATTGGCACGACCATATTAGATTCCTCTTAAAGCATTTGACACTATAAATCCTGAAATATCGATCAGTAAATTAGTACACATTGGGATCAGGGGGTAGTTTTAAATTGGGTAATCAGTTATCTGAGAGACCGACAATTTGTGAAACTAGGAGAGTATTCATCTGAGTGATTGGGGTGTCCCACAGGGGTCAGTCCTGGATCCAGagttattttactatatattaatGATATTTGTAAAGTCTTGAAGATTGAATTATTTGCAGATGACCTGTATTTGGTCCAGGAGACAACTTACTGCTACTTTCACAATTAATCACCTCAGAATTTAGGAAAATAAAACGATGGTTGGATATTAATAGATTATcgataaattaaatgtatagaGAAAAGATTCTTAAATAAGAAGTACTGTAGGAAAATGGGAGCGCTCCTTTATGATTTGTAATACTTCCcttatgaaaggaaaatatgtttaccaatatattttcttgaaatatattttaatatgtggaataatatattgatggtattataaaaatataaatgttcatgcaatatattgcgaaatatacaaatgattgcagctttcaatatattgcaatatattggaaaatataaatattaaatcccatatatgtgaatattgcatgatattttcaaatatattgcaatatatttttgtttcataaGAGTTGTTAGTGGTCACTTGAATAATTAtgtacggtaggctatgtgggGGTGTGTATGTTGATATGGCCGTAAATATGTATgggtgtatgtatatatacaaaTGTGTACATGTATGTAGATGTGTATGTTTTTACAGGAAAGTAAGATACTTTGCtgtgttcattttatttttctattcttctatttttcatctttactttttcttttttaaatgtctgaatattattgtattttttattctcTCATGTtcgaaaataaaaaaatacaataagaCTAAACTGTTAGGCTACGATTAAAATATCCGATTTGtctacttttaaataaccacagCAAAAGGACATTACCCGAGTTCATTTCTTTGTGTTTATGTTCAGTGATATCAAATATTTCTGTATCTTGGCTCATTTCTCTCAGTGTTGCTCTGGATAGTCATGCTAGCCATATCTGCAAGTGACATGTAGGCATACAActttatttgcattttattaatttgtacAATAATACCAGCATCATGCAGAGCAAATGTTTAATTGTAATGGACAGGTTTTGCACAGGCTCGGGATTGACGAATCTGCGGCCGATCGTTCCCATCTGGCGAAACGGCACACCTGAACACGGTAACCGGTTAAACCGGAACACCTGTTATTGGAAAAGGGCCAAATGCTATAAATATCCGGATCATTGATCACTGAACATATCGTCAGTTTCAGAGACTCTCAGGTTGGGAACAATGTTTGCTCGAGGAATCATCGTCCTTCTCTGCGTCCTAGGTGAGTAATAATGATTTCATTCACAAGAACAGCTGATATTAGGATTATGCTCATTTGTAGGGATGGAGAAATGAAGCCACATGTGTTTTCCTCTTGCTGTATCATAAacttaacttatttttttctaatCCTTTCTTTTCCCTCTTCTTGACTCAGTGGCCATATCTGATGGAGCAAGACGGGTGAGTAAATAAAGCCTGAGTTTTGCTCTAGTCGTAAAGCGTTTCTACAATGTCATTTGTGTTTGTGATCAGCCTAAATGCAAGGGCTACCGGCCTCACAGATGCCCAGAGATCTTGGCTCCTGTGTGTGGCACTAATCGCGTAACATATGACAATGAGTGCATGCTGTGTGCTGCGAGGTGAGTTTAGACGTGTGTGTATAAGGTTTAAAGTGATTCCCTTTCAAGgtttaatcttgattttaatgtCTTTGTGTTTAAGAGCTTCAGACCATCGACTCTTAGTCTGGAGAGAAGGTAAATGTCCCAGACGGCGCCATGATGATGATTAGAGCGGTGTCGGCCCCTGGACTGATCATTCTCAGGCCCTTTACTCTACACATGACTTTACAGCAGCATCGCTCTCAAGCGGACACAAGCTTCACTTTTGACCAATAAATTATGACTAAAATGCGACGTGCTCatgagtttatatttattttgcagaaTGAGAACTTTACCTGGAAAATATTGAAAAACAGACCATGTGACAATTTCTAAAACTACACACTCACTTTCTCTCACTCGCAAACACTAATGCTATAAAACACCATAGAGTAGACGGAAACTAAACCTGTTTTTTCTTCCCCAGTCCTATCTAATGGGTTGATTTGACACCTGGTTATCAACTGTCAACATTTTCTCTTCCCATCAGGGAAAACAATCAAAAGCGTGCGTCTATGGTGTCACGGTTTGCAATCAAACCCATCTTTAACTGGAATAGTCCTTATTGGCACGACCATATTAGATTGATCTTAAAGCATTTGACACTATAAATCCTGAAATATCAATCAGTAAATTAGTACACATTGGGATCAGGGGGGTAGTTTTAAATTGGGTAATCAGTTATCTGAGAGACCGACAATCTGTGACACTAGGGGAGTATTCATCTGAGTGATTGGGGTGTCCCACAGGGGTCAGTCCTGGATCCAAagttattttactatatattaatGATATTTGTAAAGTATTGAAGATTGAATTATTTGCAGATGACCTATATTTGGTTCAGGAGACAACTTACCGCTACTTTCACAATTAATCACCTCAGAATTTAGGAAGATAAAACAATGGTTGGTTATTTATAGATTATCGATAAATTTGAGTAAAACTACGTTCATGGTATTTGTAAACTGTAGGCCAAATCCAGATAGAGGGGTTTAACTTGGAAAGAGTAGCCTAcatgaaaatacatttcttgGAGTGATCATAGATGAAAAGATCTGCTGGAAGCCTcacataaaatacatcaaaacCAAATTAAGTATGGCAATTCTGGCTAGAGCTAAGCATCTACTGGATCTTCCATCTCTTCGCATCTTGTGTTCATTAGTGTTCCCTTATTTGAACGACTGTGTAGAGGTTTGGGGAAGCACTTACCGACATTCACTACAGCCGTTAGTAATGTAAAAATGAGCTATGAGAATCATAATGTTGGATTCTGCCAACAcacaaattcattattttggcaGTCGAGATTATTAAAATACTACGATCAAATCGAATATCAAATTGCAGGATTCATGTTCAAAGTAAGAAACAGGTTACTGCCTGGGAATATACAAAAGATGTTAGAGAGGGAGGGCGGGTACAACTTAAGGGGAAGCGGAAACTTTAAGATTAATAGATTTAGAACAACAAGGAACTTTTGTTTATCAATATGTGGAGTTAAATTGTGgaataaaattaatgaaaacTTAAAGCAATGCTCTAACATATTCCTctttaaaaaatagaaaagaTTCTGAAGAAGTATCAAGAAGGACTGTAGGAAAATGGGAGCGCTCCTTTATGGTTTGTAAAACTTGTTAGCGGTCACTTTTGAATAATTGTGTAtgtacggtaggctatgtgggGGTGTGTATGCTGATATGGCCGTaaagatatgtgtgtgtgtagacacAAGCTTCACTTTTGACCAATaaactgattttaaaaaaatcagagTCATGAGATTATTCACaatcattacatttattttgcagAATGAGAACTTTACCTGGACAATCTTGAAAAACAGACCTTGTAACAAATCATTTCTAAAACCACAGCAAACTCTATAGTGAGTGTCTTAAACTGTTCTGctaagtcacctttatttatacagcCGTGTTCAAATCATGCCACAGAATTTGccatgttaataaaacacaatgccTGACTGACACATGCTGGGGTTCATTTCATTTAACCTAAAACCCAAATAAAGGCAACAATACAAGACCAGACAGAGAACTACAACGACATGAAAAGGAGCTGTCATTAACAATattataaacatgttttttatttgactatagtaaagtgtaatttattcctgtgatgaaagctgaatttatcattactccagtcttcagtgatcattcactaatcattctcatatgaggattcgatgatcaagacacatttatgattattatcagtgttgaaaacggTAATTATTTGTTGACTAGAAAGCCCAAAAGAACTGCACGCATTCGGCGGAAGAACATTGTTCTGGTTGTGCTTTGGCTCTGCGTGACTGCGCGGATGAATATGATTCTGTCTCATAACTAAAGAGAGAGAGTCCTGATGAACTGCGAGGAGACATTATAGAAATTAATGTTCGTGCTACATTTGCGTAATGTTGTCGCTCTCTGTTGGAAACACTGACATATTTACATTAATTATAGACAgccaataaatgaataaaacatggtTTCAACTGATAATAGATTAATAATAGTATGAGGAAGAACTCTTTATCACTTACAcagacaataaataaatattcatatCTTTGTCACATCACACAATTTAACTCAAACTGTTCCACAAACTCAATCATTTCTGAATATTCAGGTTCTTCCGTTCAGGCTTTATtcacaattttctcacaatagaAAATTAATAAAAGTCAAACCATCTGTAACTGGAATATTGTCCTTATAGCAGCACGACCATTAGACTAGAAACTATTAGGCTACGATTAAAATATCTTCAGATTtgtctaattttaaataaacacaaaaaaatgaagTAAAGTAATTGTACTTTTGCTATGATTATGTTCAGTGATATAAATGATTTCTGTATTTTGGTGCATTTGTCTATAGTGTTGATATAGCTATAGCTAGCTAGCTAGCATGTCTGCAAGTGACATGGCTTTATTTGCATTTTGTTAATCTGTACAATAATACCAGCATCATGAAGAGCAAATGTTTAATTGTAATGGACAGGTTTTGCACAGACTCGGGATTGACGAATCTGCGGCCGATCGTTCCCATCTGGCGAAACGGCACACCTGAACACGGTAACCGGTTAAACCGGAACACCTGTTATTGGAAAAGGGCCAAATGCTATAAATATCCGGATCATTGATCACTGATCATATCGTCAGTTTCAGAGACTCTCAGGTTGGGAACAATGTTTGCTCGAGGAATCATCGTCCTTCTCTGCGGCCTAGGTGAGTAATAAtgatttcattcacaaaaacagCTGATATTAGGATTATGCTCATTTGTAGGGATGGAGAAATGAAGCCTCTTGGCTCTCTGGAGCTTCTCTCTGCTTGTTTTTTGGGAGCAGGAGTGTCGGAAacggcgccatcttgtggcagGGAGAATTATAGCAGAGCTGATGTGTTTTCATTAAGAACTAATAAAAGCCTGATAACCCTCAATGTTTAGTCTTTTGGTCCTATTCACGTATTAAAGGCTGATAATATAACAATTATAATACTACCAATAGAGGAGTTTAATGGAAGTACATGATGCTTTAAATTGTGGTGTTTAATTAGAAGAGCATTAAATGTTAAAGGGCTTCAGTAGCATCCTGACATGGAAAGTGAAGCATCGTGTCAAAGTGTTTTCCACTTGCTGTATCATAAACTTGAATCCTTGTTTTTCCTTCTGGACTCAAACAGTGGCCATATCTGATGGAGAACGAGAGGTGAGTAAATAAAGCCTGAGTTTTGCTCTAGTCGTAAAGCAAATCTACAATGTCATTGTCTTTAATCAGCCTAAATGCGAGGGCTATCGGCCTAACGCATGCCCAGAGATCTTGGCTCCTGTGTGTGGCACTGATGGAGTAACTTATGACAATGAGTGCCTGCTGTGTGCTGCGAGGTGAGTTTAGACATGCGTGTACTTTAGGTTTAAAGTGAGTCACTTTCAAGgtttaatcttgattttaatgcCTTTGTGTTTAAGAGCTTCAGACCATCGACTCTTAGTCTGGAGCGACGGCGACTGTTTTGAAGGCTCCGCATGTACGTCACAAATGGACCTGCAATACACACTAATACAGTTTACTGTTCTTCATAATGAAGCGTTTCAAAGTCTGGACGTTCTTTAGTCTGAATTCACCTTTTCTAGAGCAGCACAAATGAGAAATGTATGAACATCCAGACATTAAGTGTGCTTTAAGGGATGGTTCAGTAAATGACTGAGG from Pseudorasbora parva isolate DD20220531a chromosome 11, ASM2467924v1, whole genome shotgun sequence harbors:
- the LOC137092129 gene encoding proteinase inhibitor PSKP-1-like — its product is MFARGIIVLLCVLVAISDGTRRPKCKGYRPHRCPEILAPVCGTNRVTYDNECMLCAARASDHRLLVWREGKCPRRRHDDD